One part of the Sphingobacterium sp. LZ7M1 genome encodes these proteins:
- a CDS encoding RagB/SusD family nutrient uptake outer membrane protein, with product MKKFKIYILSAALLAGTASCSKFLDRESESILTDQQVYSDEKMVASVLANYYGRVSWGQHIANTGSMAMLDEAAFSSGGPNNMQDYGDALWRVYDYTLLRDLNLFINGVRNSSFSETTQDNFEGEARFLRAWTYFNMARGLGGVPIINDEVFDYQAGIDITTLQYPRSTEKEIYDYIIKECTEISSLLSDAKNTNSARANKWAALSLKARAALYAGSIAKYNYKTPEVKTSGGEVGIPVAEAPKYYTLAYETAKDILQNSPYELYNKNADKGRNFYEAVSSKGSTEVIWARDYKYPGQTHQYTNNIIASSVRGDIDANIITPVLNLVEDFEYIDDRNGALKLTNGAGDFIYYNNPSDVFAKKDPRLYGTIIYSGADFLGSTITYQAGVRYLEGGTWKIKTAEPGKSEAPYGLITSMDGPTTSNDQFVNKSGFNIRKFLEENRDASTRGRGSDMWFVRFRLGEIILIAAESALELNKPQTEVAGFINQLRDRAGIQKLTTVTFNDIVQERRVELAFEDHRYWDLKRWRLAHTVWNGQQDNPKATMYVLFPYKVYAPGTANHGKWVFEKRKSSHVMYPRYFRFQNYYNFIDQGWIDRNPKLVRNPYQ from the coding sequence ATGAAGAAATTTAAAATTTATATACTATCAGCAGCATTATTGGCAGGTACTGCGTCCTGTTCCAAGTTTTTGGACAGAGAGTCTGAATCCATCCTAACTGATCAACAGGTCTATTCAGACGAAAAAATGGTTGCTTCCGTATTGGCCAATTATTACGGAAGAGTGAGTTGGGGGCAACATATTGCAAATACCGGCAGTATGGCAATGCTCGATGAAGCTGCATTTTCTTCTGGAGGCCCCAACAATATGCAAGATTATGGTGATGCGCTTTGGCGAGTGTATGACTATACCCTACTCAGAGACCTCAACTTATTTATCAATGGTGTAAGGAACTCATCTTTCAGTGAAACCACACAGGATAATTTTGAAGGTGAAGCTCGCTTCCTGAGGGCATGGACTTACTTCAACATGGCACGAGGCCTCGGTGGTGTACCGATCATCAATGATGAGGTATTTGATTACCAGGCTGGAATCGATATCACGACCCTGCAATATCCACGCTCTACCGAAAAAGAGATCTATGATTACATCATAAAAGAATGTACTGAAATCAGCAGCTTACTGTCCGATGCCAAGAATACCAATTCTGCTAGAGCCAATAAATGGGCTGCACTGTCCTTAAAAGCTAGGGCCGCCTTATATGCAGGATCTATTGCAAAATACAATTACAAGACCCCAGAGGTAAAGACTAGCGGTGGTGAAGTAGGTATCCCAGTTGCAGAAGCACCAAAATATTACACGCTCGCTTATGAAACTGCAAAGGATATCTTACAAAACAGTCCATATGAACTGTACAATAAAAACGCTGACAAAGGAAGAAATTTCTACGAGGCTGTAAGCAGTAAAGGCAGTACGGAGGTTATCTGGGCTAGAGATTATAAATATCCTGGACAAACCCACCAGTACACCAACAATATCATCGCCTCTTCAGTACGCGGAGATATTGATGCCAACATCATTACACCAGTCTTGAACTTAGTAGAGGATTTTGAATACATAGATGACCGTAATGGTGCCTTAAAATTGACCAACGGTGCCGGTGATTTCATCTATTACAATAATCCATCAGATGTCTTTGCCAAAAAGGATCCAAGGTTATATGGAACCATCATTTATTCTGGTGCTGATTTCTTAGGTTCTACCATTACTTATCAAGCCGGCGTAAGGTATTTGGAAGGTGGTACATGGAAGATAAAAACTGCTGAACCTGGAAAATCAGAAGCTCCCTACGGTTTGATTACCAGTATGGACGGACCTACCACTTCCAATGATCAATTTGTCAATAAATCTGGATTCAATATCCGTAAATTTTTGGAAGAAAACAGGGATGCTTCAACCCGTGGTCGTGGTAGCGATATGTGGTTCGTGCGCTTTAGATTGGGAGAGATCATTTTGATCGCTGCCGAGTCCGCTCTGGAACTAAACAAACCTCAGACCGAAGTTGCTGGATTTATTAACCAATTGAGAGACCGTGCAGGAATCCAAAAATTAACGACGGTAACCTTTAATGACATTGTTCAGGAAAGAAGGGTTGAGTTAGCATTCGAGGATCACCGCTATTGGGATCTGAAAAGATGGAGATTGGCACATACCGTTTGGAACGGCCAGCAGGACAACCCTAAGGCTACCATGTATGTACTTTTTCCCTACAAAGTGTATGCCCCTGGAACTGCAAATCATGGTAAATGGGTTTTTGAAAAGCGTAAATCTAGTCACGTTATGTACCCTCGATACTTTAGGTTCCAAAATTATTACAACTTCATCGACCAAGGTTGGATCGATAGAAATCCAAAATTAGTCCGTAACCCTTATCAATAA
- a CDS encoding sulfatase, translated as MQILSRITLIVLTIISFCQAQEKPYNVLMILVDDLRPTLGVYGDKAAISPNIDQWAKNAMVFERAYSNQAVCVASRYNLLLGSRSTSTGLYDFGRAFREFYPDATTLPELYKNNGYYTAAIGKVFHVGHNTYNDEQSWSVNHWHDKVIEYAAKDHDKETREEALFANKSWEYANQLEKGSAWEKLDVTDDAYADGRVANEAIARLDDLKANNQSFFLAVGFARPHLPFTVPKKYWDLYDQDELPFPNIQGNPKNAPSWAVKRDGEISQYGQVPSAKDSDPFPPELTKTLIHGYYAGVGYVDAQIGKVLKHLQRTGLDKNTIVVIWGDHGYLLGEMGMWTKHVNYELANRIPLLIKHPAMQKTGLSKELIETVDIYPTLAAMSGLDLKEAKQPLDGISYANMLLSGDGSLRETVYHCFPRDGKLGRAIRDKDYRLISWQDFQGTEDPQYELYHYKNGLVETENIWREDHPAFIKLKEVLSAQPKPLPMRPASKPRKH; from the coding sequence ATGCAGATTTTAAGCCGTATTACCCTCATTGTCCTTACCATAATAAGCTTTTGCCAAGCGCAAGAAAAGCCTTATAATGTATTGATGATCTTAGTGGATGATCTACGTCCAACATTGGGAGTATACGGCGATAAAGCTGCAATCAGTCCAAATATTGACCAATGGGCCAAGAATGCCATGGTCTTTGAAAGAGCCTACAGCAATCAGGCTGTATGCGTAGCATCAAGATATAACCTACTCTTAGGTTCAAGATCTACATCTACCGGATTATATGATTTTGGGAGGGCATTTCGGGAGTTTTATCCCGATGCTACGACCCTCCCAGAATTGTATAAGAACAATGGTTATTATACAGCGGCTATTGGGAAGGTATTCCATGTTGGCCATAATACGTACAACGACGAGCAATCTTGGTCGGTGAACCATTGGCATGACAAGGTGATCGAATATGCAGCCAAAGACCATGATAAGGAAACCAGGGAAGAAGCATTATTCGCCAATAAAAGTTGGGAATATGCCAATCAACTGGAAAAAGGTTCTGCTTGGGAAAAACTGGATGTAACAGATGATGCCTACGCCGATGGCCGGGTTGCGAATGAAGCTATAGCACGATTGGACGACCTAAAAGCCAACAACCAATCTTTTTTCTTAGCCGTTGGTTTTGCAAGGCCGCACCTACCCTTTACGGTCCCGAAGAAATACTGGGACTTATATGACCAGGATGAACTACCGTTTCCAAACATACAGGGCAATCCAAAGAACGCACCTTCTTGGGCGGTAAAAAGAGATGGTGAAATATCCCAATATGGCCAGGTGCCTTCGGCAAAAGACAGCGATCCCTTTCCACCAGAATTAACCAAGACCTTAATCCATGGTTATTATGCAGGGGTCGGTTATGTGGATGCTCAAATTGGGAAAGTATTAAAACATTTACAAAGGACGGGCTTGGACAAGAACACAATTGTCGTAATTTGGGGAGACCACGGTTACCTATTAGGTGAAATGGGCATGTGGACGAAACATGTAAACTATGAATTAGCCAATCGCATTCCCTTGCTGATCAAACATCCTGCTATGCAAAAAACAGGACTCAGCAAGGAATTGATTGAAACAGTTGACATCTATCCTACGTTGGCAGCGATGAGCGGCCTGGACCTAAAAGAAGCGAAACAACCTTTGGACGGGATAAGCTATGCAAATATGCTGCTTTCTGGAGATGGAAGCTTAAGGGAAACCGTGTACCATTGTTTTCCGAGAGATGGAAAACTTGGAAGGGCCATTCGGGACAAAGACTATCGACTGATTTCTTGGCAGGATTTTCAAGGAACTGAGGATCCACAATACGAACTCTACCACTATAAAAATGGACTGGTAGAAACTGAAAATATTTGGAGAGAAGATCATCCAGCATTTATTAAACTTAAGGAAGTCTTATCGGCACAACCAAAACCTTTGCCAATGAGACCTGCATCTAAACCACGAAAACATTAA
- a CDS encoding TonB-dependent receptor — MKKRNLNSLHIRYLLLLGLSMPLVPMFVHAHPVTFRASALQQQEVKGTVRNQQGEPLQGVTVFPKSRPNAGTVTDEQGNFTVTVTSANETIVFRNIGYVTQELPASNNMTISLQGSDDNLEEIVVVGYGTQKKESLTGAISTVTSKDIARSVAATTSGAMVGKIAGVNSRMPDGRPGASTSINIRNMGTPLYVIDGVQKDEGQFNNLDFNDIESISVLKDASAAIYGVRAANGVVVVTTKKGSRGDKNEFNINSYYGWQSMFRFPRPASAATYVKSYIQSDAILGIPNPQYTPDDLAKWEQGTEKGYRPWDWYDYILETSPQKYLSGSVSGGSEKINYYLSAGHLDQQSIIRNYGGFKRTNVQLNLEANVSERLKIGGNLNGRIEKRRQPGVPGGDDTWQALFAIYRNLPTARPYANDNPLYPARTAANTETNFAMLNYDLSGEFRDTWRVMQLNFNAEYKINEHLKLTGLMGYYLANRWMDNQEYTYKLYGYDEATDTYPVVFSMDNPWRERDIRMIEELSYQGTLNYNRTFGEHTIAGVFAAEAIQRDTPRFWAHDRPASNALSLMYFQTMDQFDDFGNDTQARAGFAGRINYDFAQKYLLELSARYDGSWKFPENNRWGLFPSVSAGWRISQENFWKESNFGSKFTDFKVRASYGVLGDDNLDPWNYFAFGFMPGYTYKQGGSVINGNYVVGAQPRGLPVTTLSWIRANTFDVGVDFALFGGKLSGSLDYFNRKRTGLPASRYDVLLPTEVGFGLPYENLNSDIHRGMDGSIMWSSTLQDFRYNIGGNFTFARQIDGEQYKPRFGNAWDQYRGSILNRYAFLNWGYESLGQFQSWDEIRNYDVDNDGQGNTSLRPGDIKYNDVNGDKVINGLDQRPIGYRQGGLPYLNFAVNLGLGYKGFDLAADFTGASFASYRANWEGMLPFHDGGNNAGYYMENQWMLSDITDPNSDLIPGKFPTLIRGNQNHSNYWHSDFWVMNVTYLKLRNLQVGYTLPSKMTERWGFRNIRVYSMMQNVFSIDNLGEMKIDPEITSESGIQYPTNRVINVGLNLTF; from the coding sequence ATGAAAAAAAGAAATCTAAACTCTTTGCACATTCGGTATTTATTGCTTTTGGGCTTATCGATGCCATTGGTTCCTATGTTTGTCCATGCTCATCCAGTTACCTTTCGTGCTTCAGCATTACAGCAACAGGAAGTAAAAGGTACTGTTCGCAATCAACAAGGTGAACCATTACAAGGTGTAACAGTATTCCCCAAATCAAGACCAAATGCTGGCACCGTAACTGATGAACAGGGAAATTTCACCGTCACTGTTACTTCAGCTAACGAAACCATTGTTTTTAGAAACATTGGCTATGTTACCCAAGAGCTTCCAGCGAGCAACAATATGACAATCAGCTTACAGGGTTCAGATGATAACCTGGAGGAGATCGTTGTTGTTGGTTACGGTACACAGAAGAAAGAATCATTAACCGGAGCTATTTCAACGGTAACTTCTAAAGATATCGCAAGGTCGGTTGCTGCCACTACTTCGGGAGCCATGGTCGGAAAGATCGCCGGTGTAAACAGCCGGATGCCAGATGGTCGTCCTGGTGCATCAACCAGTATCAATATCCGTAACATGGGAACTCCACTTTATGTTATCGATGGGGTCCAGAAAGATGAAGGACAATTCAACAACCTAGACTTTAATGACATCGAGAGTATCTCTGTTCTAAAAGATGCTTCTGCCGCCATTTATGGTGTGCGAGCTGCGAACGGAGTTGTCGTGGTAACGACGAAAAAAGGATCTCGCGGTGATAAAAATGAATTCAATATCAATTCATATTATGGCTGGCAGAGCATGTTTAGATTCCCTAGACCTGCAAGTGCAGCTACCTATGTAAAAAGTTATATTCAATCTGACGCCATCTTGGGCATCCCCAACCCACAGTACACGCCAGATGATCTAGCGAAATGGGAACAAGGAACGGAGAAAGGATACCGGCCTTGGGACTGGTATGACTATATCTTGGAAACAAGCCCACAAAAATACCTTTCCGGAAGCGTATCAGGTGGTTCTGAAAAAATCAACTACTACTTAAGTGCCGGCCACTTAGACCAGCAATCTATCATCAGAAATTATGGTGGTTTCAAAAGGACCAATGTTCAATTGAACCTAGAGGCCAATGTATCGGAAAGATTAAAGATCGGCGGTAACTTGAATGGTCGTATAGAGAAACGTAGACAACCAGGTGTACCGGGTGGTGATGATACTTGGCAAGCTTTGTTTGCAATCTATAGAAACTTACCTACCGCAAGACCATATGCCAATGATAACCCATTGTACCCAGCAAGGACAGCTGCCAACACCGAAACAAACTTCGCGATGTTGAATTATGATCTTTCTGGTGAGTTTAGGGATACATGGCGTGTGATGCAATTGAATTTCAATGCAGAATACAAAATCAATGAACATTTGAAATTGACTGGTTTAATGGGCTATTATCTAGCGAACCGCTGGATGGATAACCAAGAATATACCTATAAGCTTTATGGTTATGATGAAGCGACCGATACCTATCCAGTGGTCTTCAGCATGGACAATCCTTGGCGCGAGCGTGATATCCGAATGATCGAAGAATTAAGCTATCAGGGAACCTTGAACTATAACCGCACATTTGGAGAACATACCATTGCCGGTGTATTTGCTGCCGAGGCCATTCAAAGAGATACCCCAAGATTCTGGGCGCATGATAGACCTGCTTCAAATGCACTATCATTGATGTATTTCCAAACGATGGACCAATTTGATGATTTCGGTAATGACACGCAAGCTAGAGCAGGTTTCGCAGGTCGTATCAACTATGATTTTGCCCAAAAATATCTCTTGGAATTATCGGCACGTTATGATGGTTCTTGGAAGTTCCCAGAAAACAACCGTTGGGGTTTATTTCCATCAGTTTCTGCAGGTTGGAGGATTTCACAAGAGAATTTCTGGAAAGAATCTAATTTCGGCTCCAAATTCACCGATTTCAAGGTGCGTGCATCTTATGGTGTTTTGGGAGATGACAACCTAGACCCTTGGAACTATTTCGCCTTTGGCTTTATGCCAGGATACACCTACAAACAAGGTGGTTCCGTGATCAATGGAAACTATGTGGTGGGTGCACAGCCTCGCGGATTACCTGTGACTACCCTATCATGGATCAGAGCAAATACCTTCGATGTGGGGGTTGACTTTGCCTTATTCGGCGGTAAATTATCAGGTTCATTAGATTACTTTAACCGCAAAAGAACTGGTTTACCAGCCTCTAGATATGATGTGCTGTTACCTACTGAAGTGGGCTTTGGCTTGCCCTATGAAAACCTGAATTCTGATATCCACCGTGGTATGGATGGTAGTATAATGTGGAGTAGCACCCTACAGGACTTCAGATATAATATTGGAGGTAACTTCACATTTGCCAGACAGATTGATGGTGAACAATATAAACCAAGATTTGGAAATGCTTGGGATCAATATAGAGGGTCAATCCTAAACCGTTATGCCTTCTTGAACTGGGGCTATGAGTCCCTTGGACAATTCCAAAGCTGGGATGAGATCCGTAACTATGACGTGGACAATGATGGCCAAGGCAATACCAGCCTTCGTCCAGGTGACATTAAATACAATGATGTCAATGGCGATAAGGTTATCAATGGACTAGATCAGCGACCAATCGGTTATAGGCAAGGTGGATTACCTTACTTGAACTTTGCCGTTAACCTTGGTCTTGGATACAAGGGATTCGACCTTGCTGCGGATTTTACCGGTGCATCATTCGCTTCTTACCGCGCAAACTGGGAAGGTATGCTGCCATTTCATGATGGAGGTAACAACGCTGGGTATTACATGGAAAACCAATGGATGTTGAGCGACATCACAGATCCAAACAGCGACCTGATTCCCGGTAAGTTCCCGACATTGATCAGAGGTAACCAAAACCACAGTAACTATTGGCATAGTGACTTTTGGGTCATGAACGTGACCTACCTAAAATTAAGAAACCTTCAAGTAGGCTATACTTTGCCAAGTAAAATGACAGAACGATGGGGATTCAGGAACATTCGTGTGTATTCCATGATGCAGAACGTATTCAGCATCGATAATTTGGGTGAGATGAAAATAGACCCAGAAATCACATCCGAGTCTGGAATCCAATACCCTACTAACCGAGTTATCAATGTGGGATTAAACCTAACTTTTTAG
- a CDS encoding DUF3823 domain-containing protein, with translation MKRINILAIGLFLSLALLFSCGKDNYDAPNANLTGKVTYKGAAVGVRGSNNSVRLQLWQDGYALKNPIDVFVTQDGSFSAALFNGTYKLITVPGNGPWKSKTDTMTVQLNGNTNIDFPVELYYDLRDIKYQLNGNNLTATFNVEKLDPSKTLDDINLLVGKTKFVDLGHFLKRANKSGDSNGNVTLTVDIGPELQSNPILFARVAAKINGITEAIYDANIHQVK, from the coding sequence ATGAAAAGAATAAACATATTAGCCATCGGATTATTCCTAAGCCTTGCCCTACTCTTTTCCTGCGGAAAGGATAATTACGACGCCCCAAATGCAAACTTGACAGGGAAAGTGACCTATAAGGGTGCAGCAGTTGGTGTGAGAGGTTCCAATAATTCCGTTCGCCTACAGTTATGGCAAGATGGATACGCTCTTAAAAACCCAATTGATGTTTTTGTCACCCAAGATGGTTCCTTCTCAGCAGCGCTTTTCAACGGGACCTATAAATTGATTACGGTTCCTGGAAATGGCCCTTGGAAATCCAAGACAGATACCATGACCGTACAGTTAAATGGTAACACGAATATTGACTTCCCTGTAGAGCTCTATTATGACCTCAGGGATATCAAATATCAATTGAACGGCAACAACCTAACAGCAACCTTCAATGTAGAGAAACTTGATCCTAGCAAAACCTTGGATGATATCAACCTTTTGGTTGGTAAGACCAAGTTTGTCGACTTAGGTCATTTTCTGAAAAGAGCGAATAAATCGGGGGATTCGAACGGAAATGTGACCTTGACCGTGGATATCGGTCCGGAATTGCAATCGAATCCAATCCTATTTGCAAGGGTTGCCGCTAAAATCAATGGTATCACTGAAGCTATTTACGACGCAAACATACATCAGGTTAAATAA
- a CDS encoding glycoside hydrolase family 2 protein, with amino-acid sequence MMKKTIAIACLIAASITEGNAQNWAPVRDKILTPWAEHVTPQNAHREYPRPQLERKNNWQNLNGLWKYKITNKDQKDIPSSWDGDILVPFAVESALSGVAKPVTKDDALWYNNKISIDKKLNKGQILLHFGAVDWECDIYVNGQHVGNHQGGFDPFSIDITKAIKKGKTQDIAIRVWDPTSDGPQPRGKQINNPHGIWYTPVSGIWQTVWLESVPETHIVSTKQTPDVDNSVLKFSAELSSAKAGDEILVEAFDNNNKVAEAKANAGEETQLKINNPQLWSPDSPKLYDLKVKVLRKGKVVDEASSYFAMRKISVKKDANGIQRMYLNDKFVFHYGPLDQGWWPDGLHTAPSDEALRFDVEKTKEMGFNMIRKHIKVEPARWYRHCDSIGVLVWQDMPSGDLGGNIWDMNPGKIRIGKHDKDRTPESEAIYKKEWKAIMSHLHNFPSIVVWVPFNEAWGQFKSKEIVDWTIQNDPSRLVNGASGGNFDAPGHIFDIHNYPDAAMPRAELFGDKYVLVLGEYGGLGLPVEGHTWQQKDNWGYQSFKNADELKKRYQEVVSDLSKLIPKGLSAGVYTQTTDVEVETNGLMTYDRKVMKIPANELKEIHSKLYQSDLVK; translated from the coding sequence ATGATGAAGAAAACAATTGCAATTGCATGCTTAATTGCCGCTTCTATCACGGAGGGAAATGCTCAGAACTGGGCGCCGGTCCGCGATAAAATCCTTACTCCATGGGCGGAACATGTAACCCCTCAAAATGCGCACAGAGAGTATCCAAGGCCACAACTCGAACGAAAGAACAATTGGCAGAACCTGAATGGTTTATGGAAATATAAAATTACCAATAAAGACCAAAAAGATATCCCTAGCTCTTGGGATGGTGATATCTTGGTTCCTTTCGCTGTAGAATCAGCCCTTTCGGGTGTTGCTAAGCCAGTAACGAAAGATGATGCCCTTTGGTACAACAATAAGATCAGCATCGACAAAAAACTGAACAAAGGTCAGATCCTGTTGCATTTTGGTGCTGTTGATTGGGAATGCGATATCTATGTAAATGGACAGCATGTAGGAAATCATCAAGGTGGTTTTGATCCTTTCAGTATTGATATTACAAAAGCAATCAAAAAAGGAAAGACCCAAGATATTGCTATCCGCGTATGGGATCCTACCTCGGATGGTCCGCAACCTAGGGGTAAACAGATCAACAATCCACATGGGATTTGGTATACGCCAGTTTCCGGAATTTGGCAAACCGTATGGTTGGAATCTGTACCTGAAACGCATATCGTAAGTACTAAGCAGACTCCAGATGTAGACAATTCAGTTTTGAAATTCTCCGCTGAACTATCTTCAGCAAAAGCTGGTGACGAGATCTTGGTAGAAGCTTTTGATAACAATAACAAGGTTGCAGAAGCAAAAGCAAATGCTGGAGAGGAAACCCAATTAAAAATCAATAACCCACAATTATGGTCACCTGACTCACCAAAACTATATGACCTAAAGGTTAAGGTATTAAGAAAAGGAAAAGTTGTGGATGAAGCCAGCTCTTACTTTGCCATGCGTAAGATCAGCGTGAAGAAAGATGCCAATGGCATCCAAAGAATGTACCTGAACGATAAGTTTGTCTTCCATTATGGTCCTTTAGACCAAGGTTGGTGGCCTGATGGTCTACACACCGCTCCTTCGGATGAGGCTTTACGCTTTGATGTAGAGAAAACCAAGGAAATGGGTTTCAACATGATCAGAAAACATATCAAGGTAGAACCTGCTAGATGGTACAGACACTGCGATAGCATCGGCGTTTTGGTATGGCAAGATATGCCAAGTGGTGACCTAGGAGGCAACATCTGGGATATGAACCCTGGAAAGATCAGGATCGGAAAACATGATAAAGACCGTACACCAGAATCAGAAGCCATCTATAAAAAAGAATGGAAAGCTATCATGTCCCATCTGCATAACTTCCCTTCCATCGTGGTATGGGTGCCTTTCAATGAGGCATGGGGACAATTTAAATCCAAAGAAATTGTGGACTGGACGATCCAAAACGATCCTTCCAGATTAGTGAACGGAGCATCAGGTGGTAATTTCGATGCACCTGGACATATCTTTGACATCCACAACTATCCAGATGCTGCAATGCCAAGAGCTGAACTGTTTGGTGACAAATATGTATTGGTACTGGGCGAATATGGTGGTTTAGGTTTACCGGTAGAAGGCCATACCTGGCAACAAAAGGATAATTGGGGTTACCAGTCTTTCAAAAATGCGGATGAGTTGAAGAAAAGATATCAAGAGGTGGTTTCTGACCTAAGCAAATTAATCCCTAAAGGATTATCTGCTGGAGTATACACACAGACCACGGATGTGGAAGTAGAAACCAACGGATTGATGACATATGACCGAAAAGTTATGAAGATCCCTGCGAATGAATTGAAAGAAATCCATAGCAAACTTTACCAAAGTGATCTGGTTAAATAA